Below is a window of bacterium DNA.
GGGATCCAAGTCCTCGAAACGAGCCGGGCGGGCAGGAAAGATCCGGGCATGGACCAGGTCCCCCGGAAAGCGTTCGCTCTTCTCCCAACCCGAGACCAAGTCCCGGAAGTCAGTACTTGCCATGGTCTCGATCCTCTCGCAGCCCGGTGGACACCGGCCACGCGGTCGCCGGCTATTACCCGACTATCGGCACGGAGCGACGAAGTTTCAACCCCCTTGAAGCGGACTTCACGTCAGGCTGGGGAGTCTCTCCGGGAGCATCAGGTTGAGGTCGTCCTCGGTGAGTTCGAGTATCTCATCGGCGAGGTCATTCATCTCTCGCGAGACGCTGTGCCGATCAGGTGTGGCGATCACCACCCGTGCGCCCAGTTCCTGTGCCGATCGCACGGCTTCCGCCAGATCGCGATCACCGGAGAAGATCACGGCCGTATCGAAAGCCCCGCGGCCGGCCAGCCGGGTGATGTCGGAGCACAGCATGGTGTCGACCCCGCGCTGGCGGCGTTCGGGCCGGAAGGTCCACTGCTGATCGAACTCCTCCATTACCCGATCCGGATCGAGGTCGAGCGCCACCGCGGTGCGGGTCAGCGCATCACGGATACCCTG
It encodes the following:
- a CDS encoding NYN domain-containing protein, with translation MTLPTYAGFVNAGFLRAEGARALDENPRNVRMDSEAVVSWFQDLTFERGARFLRVYWYDARFDSGHELADGQRRFFSALGQTAGIQLRLGHIVEYRPWFEQGIRDALTRTAVALDLDPDRVMEEFDQQWTFRPERRQRGVDTMLCSDITRLAGRGAFDTAVIFSGDRDLAEAVRSAQELGARVVIATPDRHSVSREMNDLADEILELTEDDLNLMLPERLPSLT